GTATTTAACGAAGGAACCGATTGATACCATGGTCTCGTTTCCAATGGTGCCTTGAGAAAAACAGTTCAAGCAATGTGAGCAACACATTTAAGCAGGATCACTacaagtacattacattacattgaaAAAAAGGGCAGTAGAAACTAATATACAGGTGCAGTTTTCATTGGTCACGTTTAAAAAAATCAGAGAGCTAAATTCACATTTCGGGGCCAATGAATCAAGTTTTAGAGTGAAAGGTAGGTCATTCCAGGACTGAGGGGCATAGGGACTGAAATCAGTTTTTACTAACTCTGAGGAGACCCGTGGAACCTCTAGTACCAACCAGTCTTGAGAGTGAGTCTTACATTTACTATATTTCCAACTTAGAAGTGAGGTGCTAAACCTATGTGGGTTCATGAATAGTGACCCCTTTAATCGTCTTAATCCGTCTACTGCTCTCATATAGCCTCTAGAGAATGTCTATCTGGTTACTTTGCAACAGCACACTGATAGTATAGGCTAAATGCCTACTTGATGACAAATGTGCTAATGCTTTCTTTATTCAAACCAACTTCTGTGTTTGATTATTATTACGATACTACGATAAAACATGTGTAGATGTTTGAAAATACGAAATATATTTAAACTATGTCCATTCTGCaaaattcagcaaaaaaaaaaaacattttggaggTATGTCTGTGAATGATGGAGAAGCTATGGCACGCAGTATGAGAATGAACAGCTTCACGCGCAGAATGAAGACAGTTTCATAACCGCGCTCTATGAGCCTCCCATAATTCATGCAAAAAAAAGCCCGaagcgatctctctctctctctctctctctctgtgtgttttccgTCAGAATGAATTTTACCACTGTAGCCAGCCACGAATAATCTGACCCGACACTTAAAACCATCTGCGCTATCTATCCGCCTTCTTATTTACTAAATCATCCCGTGCACAAAACGTAGTGTATCTGATACTAAACCCGAGTAGCCCGGCAGTGACACGATAGTTTTATACACAAACACATTCCGGCAGTGTTTAGTAAATCACGTCTCGTTGATGGGTAGTGTGCACTATGTATATAAGAAACCAATGTAGAAGCAGGGATTTTATTAGACGAAACAGATGTGAATAAAATGTGACAGCGTATCAAATAAAGACTATTATATGTCGACTATGATATGTCGATCAATGTACGTTATCAGTAGGACCGAGTTTAAAGTGAATCAATCCAATTGTTTTTGCATAAAAACCTAGACTGAACATCGCATAATAAAGCCATATTTTTGATGATCAAATGAGTCGAACAATTCTAGAGCGTGGATGAATGAGCTAGATTTTCAGTCTGCATTAGCCACAGCACCATTCAAGAGGATGCATTGCTATTGTAGTCTCCGAACATTCGTTCTCTGTTGTTTTTATTCTTCATTTTCAGAATTAAAAAAATGGTATGCTTTATGATAATATCTGTCATGCCTGCTGCTTGAATGTTATTTTCCAATGAGAGCTAAGCGTTTGTTAAATGTATTGCGTTTTATTTGGCTCGTCGCTTTTCTTCTTCACAGCTATGACTTACAAAGTAGAGGATGTAGGAAAACATGGAATCCAATTAAAGGTTTGAAGACAAAAAGCTAAGGTCAAAATGTTTACATTCTAAGGCGCTGTCGAGCACAGGGAGGTGCTGAAATCCCTTAGTGGCCCTTTCCGCGTGATTGGTAAACTTGACAGTTACTGACGGGCATCCATGGCAACCACGAAACCAATCTGCCAAGTCCAATAGAAAATCAGCAGAGGGGCTGACTGTCTTTTCCCTGTTCAAAATGTATCTCGGTTTTAGTTTTTATACCTCTTGTACTTTCAACCCACGAAGTTCACCAGCCGATCGCTGCAGTAGCCAGTCAGAGGGCATAGTTCCTCAGTGTTTTTAACGGTTGATCTGTTCACTTTAGGATTGCCTTTTTgcctgagagagcgagagggagagaggataagcGCAAGAGGGGAgcgtgtgatagagagagacggagaggaaacGAGAAGCCTCCATGTTTCAGCTGCCTATCTTAAATTTTAGCCCCCAGCAGGTTGCGGGGGTTTGCGAGACCCTGGAAGAGAGCGGGGACATTGAGCGCCTAGGTCGCTTCCTCTGGTCTCTGCCCGTTGCCCCGGCAGCCTGCGAAGTCCTCAACAAGAATGAGTCGGTGCTTAGGGCGCGGGCAATCGTGGCCTACCACACCGGGAATTTCCGAGAACTTTACCACATCCTGGAGAACCACAAGTTCACCAAAGAGTCTCACACTAAACTACAGGCCCTGTGGCTGGAGGCGCATTACCAAGAGGCAGAGAAGCTGCGGGGCCGCCCGCTAGGGCCTGTGGACAAATACAGGGTGCGGAAGAAGTTCCCTCTGCCCAGAACGATATGGGACGGAGAGCAAAAGACCCACTGCTTCAAGGAGAGAACCCGACATTTGCTACGCGAATGGTACTTGCAGGACCCTTACCCGAACCCGAGCAAAAAGAGGGAGCTCGCACAGGCTACTGGACTTACTCCCACACAAGTCGGAAACTGGTTCAAAAATCGTAGACAAAGGGATAGAGCGGCGGCTGCGAAAAATAGGTATGTAATGCTGCAGTCTGTAGCTTACCTTTGTATTTTATCAAAGATGGTCTGAAGTTGTTTCAACATTTATTGTAATCTTTTTAACAAAAACAACCCTGCATTGCGAATGAATCGCAGTCAGCCTATGCACTTGCATTTGTTTCAATGCGAGCAATTATTCGGGCAAAATTTTAAATCGAATTATTTGAATTAGGTTATGTTGTTTCGAGTAAACATTGAAATAGAGCTGTCTATAATATATCAATAGGCTACCCtatagttcagttacctttgttcATAAATAATCTTTACGGAAATGACACCATAAACGCTGTAGCCTATTGAAATGAAGTAAAATGTATGACAAACTCCACTGTGAGACTTGCCCTTGTCATTTTCATTGCAAAATTGACAATATAGATTTGCCAATAATGTGTATTTACAGTGTAAATACAATCAAAGAGTTTCCCAAACCATTATCTATGGTAGCCTATATCCTTTCCAGTAGCAAAACAGCTAAAGCATATAGTGCTATAGGTCAATGTCTCAATAATTCCGTTCAGATTATCTGTCTTTTTCCACAATGCATTTAGCTTGTATTGACAGCTGTCTGTGTAGGCCCAAGTCTTCAAACCTAATTTAACAATAAGCATGCAATATGTCTGAAACATTTTGTATTATGGATGTTGCTCAATGaaagacagaaacacagatattATTTGTTCAATCATGTATAATGTAATTTGTGTTGATCAACTCATGAAGGTAACAGGTGTATTGAATACATCTGAATTGTTTCCTTTAAGAAGATATTGGAATTACAAGGCTAGTCTGTCTATCTCTAAAATGTGCTCAATCCATAAAAATGGGCCTGGGTTACTGTGTGTTGCTTGTGCATAAAATTGCATTGTTGGGCTCCTAGCCTGGCACTTGTGCATCGGATTGCTAGGCCTCAGCAATAACtatgtttcaattaaggattaCTTTGACAGAACCTATTCGTATTGGATTGTGGTTAATTCCAGTTTTCCCTCAACGTCTGTCTTTTATCCAGGCTACAGCAAGGGTTGTCCCAAGGCTCGGTTCGTTCTTTGGCTGATGATGATGGAACCGTCGATCGACTCGGTCCCGCCTCCAGCCCCGAGGCAAGTTTGTCGAGCAAAGCCGCCACCTCGGCTATCTCTATCACTTCCAGCGACAGCGAATGTGACATCTAATGGCGCACAAAGCAGtcgagaggaggaagaggaaaaatTGACAGTATATAAATGAAGGAGATCCTGAAAAACAATCTAACATAAAAACAGTCATAGTGCCTGCGTTTGAATTGAAAGAAACTGTTCTTCTTTGATGACTGCCAAAACATGAGGGTTCTAACGGAATGCCCTGTCTTAAAGCTATAGGCTACTTTCATTTTTTTCCCCCGTTTTCCACTATGGATGACTGAAGCTAATGCAAGCTGAAAgaaaatgtaaagaaaaaaacataTTCATATTCACGATCCCTTTTTAGGGATGACTAATAAACCAATGCCTCAAGTTGAAACTCTAAATAAATCAAAAATAAGGAAAAAAGGAGAAGACATTCGAGCGCCGAACCTGCTATTTTCTGTGGGTATTTCATGTTGAAAAGACGCTGTAATATTTTTACTTTACTTTTAAAGTTGTATAAATAAtgtttatttacttatttaaatGATAGGCGCTATTATAATTTGATATTTTTTTGCTTGGTGTTTTTATGTTTACCTTGTCCACAGGTGAACCCGTTGAGCATGTGCGCTTTAGTGAACATGTGTTTCAGTAAAAAAGACAAACAAGTAGCCTAAAGAAACTTAATAAAATTATTGTTGATCAAAAGAACAAAACATCAGTATTTTTATTCACAGATATTGAGAATGGTGTTTGCAGATATCGTATTACCCGATTATTAGCCTACTTGATATTATTATCGAGTAACGCCTAATTTGGCATGATACATGAGATTATATTTTAGGGGTTTGGGACGATATTTAGAATATGATATATGTGTGAGATAATATTTCAAATATCGTCCTATGACAGGTGTGGTGCATCCTACTGTATTATGTTGTGCCTCTGCTTTGGCCTGATGGAGTGGTCTATATATCTGAGAATTTAGACATGTCAATAAGTAGGCTGCTTGACTACCAAATATCTTGATATGTGTGTGGACTCTGAGTGAGAAAATGAGTTTTATTCTTTATAATGCCACACTTAATAGTGCCCTGACAGGTCCTCGACGTAATTTGCCAACATGCCTCGCGTCATGTAATGTGGCATGACAGCGAGAGGTCAGAGAAAGGCCGTCAAACAAAACGGGATGATCTCCGAGTCCCGGAGTAAAAACAAATAGCTTTACACAATGTGCTCTGGCTGACTGATGAGCAGTAGCCTATAAAAATAGGTATTGGCCATTTTATTCTTTTAAATCAAAGATCATTTAAAAACCTATTACATTTCATTTAGAAATCTATAGTCATCGATTTCTGGGTGATAGGCTAAAACATTTCTTAGAATTGAATCTGCATGAAGAGTGACAGGTTCGACCGTTGATCTGAACCATATTTCCTTTATTGTATAATTAATGTTAGCTAGCCTAATGTCTGCCACGACTAGGCCTATGGCGATGTTCTTATGAGAGTCTGCAAGGTTGATAGCTTACAACATATTTCATGTTTCAGGTATTTGAGTAAAGTCTGCTATTTATATTTGGTCATTAATGGTTGAGTTAAACACGTAACGTGTTTAGGGGGGTATAGGCAGAAATGCTTGAAGCAGACCATGTTACGGTAGGCTAAAAAACGCAATGGCTGTGATACATGTGGTTGTTTGGTGTTATGATCAGACGTGATGCAGTTATTATTTTGTGATAGTGTTTGACCTAACCGTCTATAGATAGGCCCTTAGtgtttttgttattgttgtttttTTGCATTACGGTTTAGgctagtattttttttttaaccactAGCACACATCCCTGCCTATGATGAATATATGCCAAATAATGTTCTATTGGAACGTGAAGACGAGGGTAAACCGTGCATACACCTGAGGTTAAACTGTATGTTCCCTCTTTATACGCGCTAACAGGATGTCAGCCCAAATGAGCAACGAAAATTAGAAGTAGGCTAGTGTTTTTTTCAATGGCTCCAGAGTTCTGGTTTTGGACAAACACCTGGGTTTTCATCCAATTTGCAATTAATTACAGTAGCCATTGAAAGAGACAAGATGTATTCCTCGAAACGTCTTTCAGCTGGAACAACACATAAATGCAGTGTTTCGGGTTTTggataaaaagagagaggaagcaagTGAGGGGAAGAAAGGGGGGGCCTTGAGTTTCTTTCAAATCATGGGGACAAAATGGCTGAATATTTCCGTTTCTATTGAAAATCAGGGCAACTAGGGGACACACATGAAAAACTATTTTTAGCAGTGAATAAAGTTGTCAGCGGTAATCAGTACTAATGATGCGGTCTACGGTCCCCGAGCGGGGCGCTCCCAATGTTTTGTGAGGGGAAGCAACACGAGTTTGTACCTTTTCAAAGAATTAACTGCTGTCATGGTATAGTCTGCCAGCCTGGTTACGGAAGTCAGCATTTTTGTTTAGCGTGTGTGTTCTGGGGCAGCTGCTGCAATGTGAATTCGCAAGTAGGACGATTAAAATGATTTAGCCTAATTATCAATTTATTGACTATTTTCTGACTGTCTTGTACGTTTGCATCAGTCATAACACGTTAATTGTGCTCCAATAAACATGACGAACATTTTGAATAATGAAGAAAATATGATATAATATGTTGGATATATAACCACTGAATCGAGCGAAATGCATTGACTATTTTTCCTTAGACCTTCAGCACTTTTATATATTGGTAACATGGTATCTTCTTGATTTGTGTGTCGTTTGTAATCTATATATAAAAATGAAAGCAGATGGGTCCCCAATTTCAATGTTTGTGTCAACCATAGTTTGAAGGAAGGTTCTCTTTCTCTTGAACTCCAATCCCTCTATACTGTTAAGTCTTTATGATCGAATCTGTCATAGCAGTTCAGCAGTGATACACAACGTGGTGCGAGCTCGTGTCAGCACTAACAGTAGGCTATGGCTACGTGGGCTATTTCTCCTGCAGCAGTTACATGATATTATCTGGCTATTTACCACATTAGTCTGTATTTCTACATGCTTGTCTTGAACTGATTCGTAATGATCACTAATCAATGCTAGTTTATCACAGGGTTATTTTA
Above is a genomic segment from Oncorhynchus gorbuscha isolate QuinsamMale2020 ecotype Even-year linkage group LG10, OgorEven_v1.0, whole genome shotgun sequence containing:
- the six6a gene encoding homeobox protein SIX6a, producing MFQLPILNFSPQQVAGVCETLEESGDIERLGRFLWSLPVAPAACEVLNKNESVLRARAIVAYHTGNFRELYHILENHKFTKESHTKLQALWLEAHYQEAEKLRGRPLGPVDKYRVRKKFPLPRTIWDGEQKTHCFKERTRHLLREWYLQDPYPNPSKKRELAQATGLTPTQVGNWFKNRRQRDRAAAAKNRLQQGLSQGSVRSLADDDGTVDRLGPASSPEASLSSKAATSAISITSSDSECDI